A stretch of DNA from Bacteroidales bacterium:
TTTCTCTCGAAGAAATAGCAAGGATTGTGGAAGCAAACGATGCTAAAATACTAAGCAGCTATGTTAGTTCTTACCGCGATTCCATGAAACTGGAGGTAACACTTAAAATTAATAAAATGAATATACTGCCTATTTTACAAACTTTTGAAAGGTATAATTATATTGTTCTTGCAAGCTTCACCGAATCAGAATATAACAATGATTTACAGGACAGATATGATTCTCTTATGAATTTTCTGAATATATAAAGAAGCTATATGAAAGCAGCACTTTTTGCAATAAATTTCATTGAAGAGCTTGAACCTTATTATATTGAATTACTTGAAAAGTTGAAATATTATAACTTTACTTTATGTATTTATAAACCTTTTTTTGACCAGTTATTAAAGAATGGTATTGTTTCTCAATCCAACGAAGTTTTTAATTCGTTTGAAGATATAAAAAGCAATGTTGATTTTTTTTTCAGTGTAGGGGGGGATGGAACTTTATTAAAGACAATCCCTCTTATCCGTGATTCGGGCATCCCAGTATTGGGCTTTAATACCGGCAGGTTGGGATTCTTGTCTGGCATTTCTAAAGATGAAATAACTGAAGCTATAGAATGTATTATTGAAAAAAAATATACTATAGAAAAAAGAGCATTGATTCGACTTAATAAACCTATAGGTCTTTTTGGTGAAAATAATTTCGGGCTGAATGAAATTACAGTTCACAAAAGAGATTCTTCTTCCATGATAACTATTCAGGCATACATTAATGATGTTTTTTTAAATACATACTGGGCGGATGGGTTGATAATTTCAACACCTACGGGCTCTACTGCATATTCGCTAAGTTGCGGTGGCCCTATTGTTGCTCCGGACTCATCTAATTTTATAATAACACCCATTTCAATTCACAATCTTACAGTTAGGCCTCTGGTTATTCCAGATGATGTTAGAATTAAACTTAAAATTGAAGGAAGAGAAGATAATTATCTGGTAACTCTTGATTCAAACAATATAGTTACCAGTTCTTCAATTGAGCTGGAGATTGTTAAGGAGTATTTTTGTATAAATATTGTCCAGTTGAACAAACATTCATTTTTCTCAACTATAAGGGAAAAACTTATGTGGGGGTGGGATAAAAGAAATTAATATTTTGATTATACATTAATTAATTGTAAATAATTTTTGTACCCTTAATAATTTTTGTATTTTTGTAGTTTAAGTTTATTGACATGAAAAAGATAATAATTTTATTGTTGTTGGCACTAGTGTTAACAGACTTGTCGTTTGCCCAGAAAAGATATAGGTCTCGGTACAGAAACCAAGCATGGAAAAAAGACATGCATAAGATATATCTAGGTCTTGGCGCATCAAATTTTTTTGGGGATTTAGGTGGTGCTAATAAAATAGGCTCCACATCTTTTAGTTTAAGGGATTTTGATATTCAGGCAGTAAGGCCCGCAATACAATTGGGATACTTATACCGTTTTGACCAATATTGGGCCTGGCGCACATCATTTGATTATATATGGTTAAGCGGAAATGACAAATGGACAAATGAATTATTTCGCACTAATAGAAATCTTAATTTTCGAACACCTATTTACGGATTGTCTACCTCGATTGTTTTTTTATATGAAATAAAACAAAAAGGACATCAGTATAATCTTAAAGGTGTGAAAGGGTGGAGAAGCTATACTTATACCCCTTACATTCAGGCAGGCATTGGAGGATTTTATTTTAATTCCAAAGGGAAATACGAAGGCAACTGGTATGAATTAAAACCTTTATCTACAGAAGGTGAAGGAATTGTTTCCACAAGAAAAAAATATTCTTCTGTACAGTTTACTATTCCTTTGGGGATTGGAATACGTGTAAAAATTGATCAACAATGGGAGATAGGTTTAGAATATAGCCAATGGATTACTTTTACAGATTATATTGATGATGTTAGTACAACATATTTTGATCCTGTTGCGTTAGAAGAGTATAAAGGACAAGATGCCGTGAACCTTGCGAATCCTTCGCCAACGGCTCTGATAAGCGATCCTTCGAACCCGGGTTACAGTCCGCTGTACAGAAGCACATTGCCTGGACAGCAAAGGGGAGACCCGAGAGACCACGATCATTTTATGGGATTGTTCCTTACAGTATATTATTCTTTTAACGAAAAATATGTGCCAAAACTCAGGTGGTAAACGATAGGTAAACAATATATGAAAAAGGTCTTTTTGGTGGGGATATTGTTTCTGGTTTTAAGAAGTGTTATTATTGCTCAGGATTTTTACCGCTCAGAACTTGGAGTATTTATTGGCACATCCTATTATCTCGGAGATTTAAACCCTTCTAAACATTTTCTTCAAAGCAAGTTAGCCTACGGAATTGTGTATCGTTATAATATAACTCCGCGTTGGGCATTAAAAGTGAATGCTTTTTTAGGAAAACTTGAGGGTGATGATGCGGTATCAAAAGCTAACGAAGACAGAAATTTAAGGTTTCGTTCTCATATATTTGATTTTTCCACTCAAATTGAATTTAATTTTCTACCCTATATTACCGGCGATAAGCAACGCCTAATATCCCCCTATATTTTTGTGGGAGCTTCTCTTTTCAACTTTAACCCTAAAGCAGAACTTGATGAAAAATTATACTCACTTCAGGCACTTGGCACTGAAGGACAAGGAACAACCATCCCTGATACTAAAAAACCATATGCTCTTACCGCTTTTGCCATCCCTTTTGGTATTGGTGTTAAAGTCTCTCCTCACAGAATTTTAAGCATTGGCTTGGAATGGGGTATTAGAAAAACTTTTTCGGATTATATTGACGATGTGAGCACAATATATGTTGACTCTACAATTCTTGCTGCAGAAAACACACTAGCAGCAGCCCAATTAGCCGACAGGTCTTTAACCAATAGAGGGCAACATGCAGGAATGGAAAGAGGAAACCCCAAAACAAAAGACTGGTACGTTTTTACCGGTCTTACAGTTTCTTTCCGTATCAAAGGCAAGCATGACCTCTGTGCTGCTTACAAACAACATCCCAAAATAAAATTTAAATATAAGGACTAATTTGCTCTGTTTTAACGACCTTCCATGAAAGAAAAAATTATTCCTGATAAATTGCCTCAGCATATTGCCATCATTATGGATGGCAATGGACGTTGGGCAAAAAAAAGAGGGGCTATACGAACTTTTGGACATGAAAATGGAGTTGTTGCTGTTAGAGAAACTGTTGAGGTTGCTGCAGAACTGGGAATCAAATACCTGACACTTTATGCTTTCTCCACAGAAAACTGGAACCGACCAAAATACGAAGTTGACGGACTGATGAGATTATTAGTGAAAACAATAAATAATGAAACAAAAACACTAATTCAGAATAATATTCGTTTATTTGCCATTGGTGATTTAAAAAACCTGCACAGAGAATGTTATGATGAGCTTATGAATACTATCGAAATTACTGAAAAAAACGACAGGATGACTCTTACACTTGCATTAAGCTACAGTTCAACATGGGAAATTACTGAAGCTGTTAAAGATATTGCACTAAAAGTTCAAAATAATGAACTGCAGGTTGAAGAAATTACCCCGGAAATGGTGTCAAAATCGTTGTCAACCAAAGATTTGCCAAATCCTTCATTATTAATCAGGACTAGCGGAGAGTATCGTATAAGCAATTTTTTACTTTGGCAAATGGCTTATACCGAATTATATTTTACCCCTGTTCTATGGCCTGATTTCAGAAAAGAGCATTTATATGAAGCGATTATTGATTATCAGAAACGAGAAAGAAGATTTGGAATGACAAGTGAGCAAATAAAACGATGATGTTATTAAAAAACTTTTTAAAACTATTTATCTTTCTGCTTATAAGTTCGCCCTTATATGCTCAGATTACTATTGATGGCCAGAGTGTTATTGATTATTCCAACCCACGTGATTACGAAATACAAAAAATAACATTTAAAGGTGTTAAATTTACAGATACTACAATCTGCAGACTATTAATTGGTATATATGAGGGCGAGGTGGTAACTATTCCCGGAGAGAAAATTACAAAATCTATTAATAATTTATGGAAACAGGGCTTATTTGATGATATTAAAATTTATGCTTCAAAAATTGAAGAAAATAAAATATGGCTTGAAATATACTTGCAGGAGCACCCTCGCCTGGCGGCATCACCCATGTTCTCGGCCAATGTGAAAAAATCAGAAGTGGATGACCTGAGAGAAAAACTTAACCTTATTAAAGGTGACGTTATAACGAATAATATAAAACTTAGGTCTGCCGATATTATCAGAAAATATTATCATGATAAAGGTTTTTATAATGCAGAAGTAAATATTAAGGAAGTTCCTGACACATCTTCATCCAAATACTCTACCCGCCTGAATATTGAAGTTAATAAAAATAAAAAGGTAAGGATCAGAAAAATAAATTTTTTTGGTAACGATAAGGTTTCAACCTACAAGTTGAAACGTGTGATGAAGAAAACCAAGGAAAAAAGTATTTTTAAGCCATTTAACGGGGCGGATACATTATTATTTCAAACTTTAAAAAAATTATTCATACGAGATAGCGTTGATATTGAAACAAATATTCTACACTTTTTTTCAGAGCGTGTCGTGTTCAGAATTTTCAAATCATCCAAGTTTATGAAGGATGAGTACGAAAAAGATAAAATAGCTGTGATTGACAAATACAACGAACTGGGATTCAGGGATTCGCAAATACAATTTGACACTATTGCACGTTCAGGAGAGAATACTATTGACCTTAATATTTATATTAAAGAAGGGAAAACCTATTATTTCAGGAATATTACCTGGACAGGAAATACCAAATATTCAGATAAGGAGTTGAACTCCATACTCAAGATTAAAAAGGGGGATGTATATAACCAGAAACTTCTGGAAACTCATTTGAGTTACAACCCTAACGGGACAGACGTATATTCACTATACATGGATAATGGCTATCTTTTTTTTAGCGCTACACCCGTAGAGGTATTGATAGAAAATGATTCTATAGATATAGAAATAAGAGTTGTTGAAGGGAAACAGGCGTATATAAATAAGGTTACTATACGAGGAAATTCAAAAACAAAAGACCATGTTGTAATTCGTGAAATACGTTCTAAACCAGGGCAATTGTTCAATCGCTCTGATATTATACGTACAACAAGGGAATTAGCGCAATTAAGATATTTTAATGCCGAAAAAATAATCCCCGATATTATCCCAAATCCTGTAGATGGGACTGTAGATATTGAGTATTCTGTTGAAGAAACGTCTTCGGACCAGCTTGAACTTTCGGGAGGATGGGGTATGGGCCGCTTGATAGGCACACTTGGGGTATCATTTAATAACTTTTCAACTAAAAACTTCTTCAAAAAGTCGGCTTGGTCACCCTTACCTTCAGGAGATGGACAAAAACTAAGCATAAGGCTTCAGACAAACGGTAAGTATTATCAGGCATATAACGCTTCTTTTACTGAACCATGGCTTGGGGGTAAAAAACCTCATGCATTAAGCGTTTCAGTATACTATTCTTCACAAACAAACGGCCTGAAAAAAAGTGATTCGAGCCGCCAGGCAATTAATATAACAGGTGCTTCAGTGGGTTTAGGCACTCGTTTGAAATGGCCGGATGATTATTTTACACTTTATAATGAAATTAGTTACCGAAACTATAAACTTAATAATTATTATACATCCTTTGACTTTACTAATGGCAACTCAAATAATTTAAATTATACTCTGACACTATCGCGAAATTCACTTGACCAATGGATATATCCTCGTTCTGGCTCTGAAATTTCTATAATGATGCAGCTTGCACCGCCTATTTCTTTATTTAGAAAAGAAGGATATTATGAAAAATTGCCAGAATCAGAGAAGTACCGATGGATTGAGTACCATAAATGGAAGATTGCAGCTTCTGTTTATACAAAATTGGCAGGAAATTTGGTATTGAGTGTTCGTACTAAATTTGGATTTCTTGGTTCTTATAATAAAAAAATTGGTATTCCGCCTTTTGAAAGATTTTATTTAGGTGGTGACGGCCTTTCAGGATTTTCACTGGATGGCCGAGAACTAATAGCTCTGAGAGGATATCAGAACAATTCGCTCACCCCTCGTAATGACAACGGATATACAGGTGGTGCGATCTTTGATAAATTTACAGTGGAACTGCGCTATCCCATATCTTTAAACCCTATGGCAACAGTTTATGTGCTGGGATTTGCAGAAGCGGGAAATGCCTGGGAAAACTTTAAAAAGTTTAATCCCTTTGATGTTTACCGCTCTGCCGGAATTGGCGTAAGGGTGTATCTGCCCATGTTTGGCATGCTTGGACTTGACTGGGGGTATGGCTTTGACAATATCCCAGGTATAGGTAAAGGTGGAAGCCAGTTTCATTTTTCGATAAACCAATCTATTGATTAATAAAAACCCATGAAATGGAGGTCATTATGAAAAAGTTATTTTTTTTAGTTGTTGTTTTTGCTTTATTTTCATTTAATTCAAATGCACAGAAGTTTGCTTATGTAGATACGGATTATATTTTGGAGAACATGTCAGAGTACAGAGATGCTCAGGAAATTCTTGATAAATTGTCATTGGAATGGCAAAAAGAAATCGAAACAAAATTTTCTGAAATAGATAAAATGTATAAGAATTTTCAGGCCGAAGCCGTTCTTCTCCCCGAAGATATTAAGAAAAAACGTCAGGACGAGATAATTACCAAAGAACGTGAAGCAAAAGACTTGCAGAAAAAAAGATTCGGGAAAGATGGAGACCTTTTTAAGAAAAGACAGGAGTTGATAAAACCTATTCAGGATAAAGTGTATGACGCTATTGAAAGTATAGCCAATTCAAGCGGATATGCATTTATATTTGATAAGTCCAGTAGCACCACTATGCTTTATACAAATACAAAATTTGACAGAAGTGACGATGTACTGGAAAAACTTGGATATAAGCCCGGAGCAATTAAAACCAATGACGATAAAGATGCCAAAGATGATGAATAGTTAGTTTTTTGATGAATAAAAAACATACCTTTGCACTCAATTTGATAAAAAACAATTAATAAATTTTAATATATGAAAAAAGTAATCACGGTTGTACTTATTATTCTTATGGTTGGAATATCAAGCGAAACATTTGCTCAGAAAAAGCAGAAATTCGGGCATATTGATTCTAATGAACTACTGAAATTAATGCCTGGTAGAGATTCCGCGATGATTGTAATTCAGGATTATGCAAAAACTCTTGAAAATCAGCTTAAAGCAATGCAAAATGAACTGGAAACCAAATATCAAAATTATCTGGCAAATGAGCCAAACATGACTGCCTTGATTAAACAGACCAATCAAAAAGAGCTTCAGGATTTGCAAGCAAGAATTGAAGCATTTCAGGAATCTGCACAGGATGAACTCGAAACGAAGCAAAATGAACTTTTAAAACCCATAATTGATAAAGCAAAAGCAGCTATCGAAAAAGTTGGTAAGGACAACCTTTATACCTACATTTTTGATGCAGGGCTTGGTGTTTTGCTCTATGTTGACCCTACTGAAGATATTTTACCCATGGTAAAAAAAGAACTCGGGCTGAATTAAAAATAATTTGTCAAAAATAAAAAATCAAAAATTCCTGTTGGGGTTTTTGATTTTTTTTTAAAGAATAAAATATCAAAGAAATCAGTCATAACTTAAACAATGAAAAAAAACTTTTTTGTTATAGAAGCATTGTGTCTTGCATTATTTATTAATATAAGTACCCCTTCATGGTCGCAGCAAGCAAAACCTGTTAAGATAAGTGGTAACATAGAAAATAACAAATTTACCACCGTTTCATTGATTCATATTGGGAAAGAAGCGAAACTTGATACTGTTGCTGCTATGGATGCTCAGGGTGTTTTCAATATCTTAAAAGACATTTCTACTCCGGATTTTTATAAACTGCAGTTCGACAACAGCAATGCCATTATGATGATATTATATCCCGGTGATAATATTGAACTCAGAACCGATGCGAGTGATTTTTTTAATAAATTAACCATTAAAGGCAGCGAACAGACTTTGCAGGTATACACAAATCAGAAAGTTATTTCTTCGGCAAAACAAAAGCTTGATAGTATAAACAATTTATTAGCCAGAGAAAAATTTTCTTCACAATATGATTCTATTTTAATAGTGAGCAGACTTGCTTACGAGCAAATTGAACTGGATAAAGATAAAACTTTATCTTCATTTATATTAAAAAACCCTTGCTCGCTGGCTGTTTTGTTTTTGATAGAATCTTTACCTTTAGATAAACATATCAACGCATATACAGGAGCTGATTCATGCCTCTTTTTAAATTTTCCTGATAATTTTTTTGTAAAAAACTTTCACAACAGTTACACCGGGGCCACTAAAACAGCTATTGGTTCGGTTGCACCTGATTTTACACTACCCGACTCAGCAGGTATAAAAATCAGTTTGAGTTCTCTTCGTGGGAAATATGTACTTGTTGATTTCTGGGCATCCTGGTGTGGTCCATGCAAAAAAGAACTTCCCAATCTTATAAAGTTATATAAAGATTTTAAGTCTTCAAAATTTGAAATTCTTGGAGTTTCGCTTGACAAAACAAGAGCAGCATGGGTTGGAGCCATACGTTCTGAAAAACTCAGCTGGATACACGTCAGCGACCTTAAATACTGGCAATCGGAAGTTGTGCCCTTATATCATATCACCGGAATACCGCATATGATTTTACTTGACCCTGAAGGGAAAATTATTGCGAAAAACCTTAGAGGAGAAGAATTATACCATACCATTAAAGACATTCTTAAATAATTTTTGGCAACAGAAAAATATTACCGGATTATTGAAAAAACACGAGAATATGTAATGCGTGAGTTTTCCGGCGAGGGTTCAGGCCATGACTGGTGGCATATTTACAGAGTTCACAAACTTTCGGTTTATATTGCTAAAAAAGAAAATGCTGATTTGTTTCCTGTAGAAATGGCTTCTCTGATGCATGAGCTTGATGACTGGAAATTTAATGCTGAAGGCTCTGATAAAACCGGACATTGGCTGCAACAATGTCAGCTTGGAAATAATGATATAAAGAAAATTAAACAAATTATTTCAAAAGTTTCTTTCAAAGGAGCAGGAGAAAAGAGCACAGGATTGACATTGGAAGAAATGGTGGTACAGGATGCCGACCGCCTTGATGCTATGGGTGCAATAGGTATCGCCAGAGCTTTTGCTTATGGGGGCTTCAAAAACAGGGAAATATATAATCCGGATATTCAACCTGTGTTACATAAAAACTTTTCTGAATATAAGAAGAGCCAAAGCCATACCATTAATCATTTTTATGAAAAGCTTTTATTGCTGAGTGGCCGGATGAATACTGCAACAGCAGAGTCTCTGGCGGCAAAACGTCATCAGTTTATTGAAAAATTTCTGAAAGAGTTTTTCAACGAGTGGAACTTCAATGAAAAAGATAATTCGGTTTAGAAATAATAGAAGAAAGAGTACATCAAGCGGATATTACTGACAGGTTTTACATTTTGCACTTCTCCTAAACTATTATTTTTGTTTCCATACCCGGCTACAGTATAATCGCCTTCAATGCCCATTTTTATTTTTCCAGAAATAAAAACAAAACGTGGAGAAATCCGATATACATAAGAAATATTCCATCCGCGTGCAAAATATGAGTTTTGATTCGTCCAGTCCAGAATATTTTCGAAAGCGCCTAAGTTTTTTGTATATCCGCCCAAAATACCAAAACGGAATTTTTCTCCATTGGTAGATAAATCCATCCAGCTTGAAACAGTGTATAATGGAGTGTAACTGAAATCACCTCTTGCAACAGTGGTGCTGTCTGTGGTGTATCTGTATGCATAGCCACCGAGCATTGTTTGATTGTAAAGGTCTTGCCCATAAATACCGGATAGCTTGAAGGTGATTTTCGGGCAGCGGTATTTAAAACATACCGAGAATGCGTACGTATTTATGCTCACATTTGTAGCATAATTGCTGTCGGTAACAAGGCGGGGCGTAAGTATTTTGTAGTCAGCGCAACCGCTAACAAATATTTCACGGGATTTATCTTCATTGAAATGCTGATAAGAAATCCTGAGGTTTAAATCGGGCATGGCGGCATTGGTTAATGAAGCGGGGCCTCCCCAGCTGGCAAAATCACGCTGCGACATTACGGAAAGCATAAATTTTACTTCCTTAAATTTTTGTACAACTTTTATCTGAGGGTTTCTGGAGAATGGTTGAAAAGGGCAGCCTGTGTTTACTGCCATTATTTCGGGGAAACACTCTTCTGCGAACATACCATGCCATGTTTGCCCAATCGTAAGTTCTGTGTTTGTCCAAGATAATTTCCCAAAAGCGTGACGTAACCTGAAGCAATTAATACTGGCATCGGTAGTGCCGTAAAATTCTGCTTCAATCACTCCCGAAGTCTTTGCTCCAAAAGCATTAGGACCTGTAATATCTCCTCTTAACCGGCTCTGAATGGATAAAATGTTGAAAGAGGTTTTGGAATTAACATCTATGCTGTCGGCATCATATAAAACATTTTCGGGGTAAAGATAAAAATGACCTTCACGAATACCTACTGTTTTTCGGTAATCATAAAAAAAATCATTTTTAACGTATCCTGAGAAATGTATGCCGAATTTTTTCTGTTCTTCCTGAGCAGAGCATATCATGGACAGAAGTATCAGAAATACGAATAGTAATTTTTTGTACATAGAATTTGATTGAGTTATTAATAAAGAAACTTTCATGAATTTTTACAAATATACATAAGCATGAAATAAAATCAAAAATTTATGAAAGTTTGCTAATCCGATATTTGGCGGATTACTTTAATGGGAGCCAGTAAAAAAATAATTTATTTTAAAAGAGTAATAGTTCCGTTAAAATTATATTCTTTTTTATCGTAACCAACGGCCTCAATGATATAAAAATAAGTTCCATCAGCACAAACTCCATCACTGTTGCTTGTCCCGTTCCAAACGTCTTTCTTTTCCATTTCAACAGAAAAGTCTATAAAGTTATTGTTAAATATTTTTTTACCCCAACGGTTGAAAATAGAAATCGTCAGGCTCTGTATACCTTGCGATTCAATCTGAAAGACATCATTATAGGAATCTCCGTTAGGAGTGAAAACATTGGGTATTTTAATTTCTGAAGGTATTAATGCATGCACCAAAAGAGTGTCGGCATCTTCACAGAAATTTGGTGGGCCGCTGGAAACAACAAGTATAACCATGTAATCGCCCATATCATTATAGATAAAAGGAGGAGGATTTTGTAATGTAGAAATGTTATTGGGTGAAGACGGGTCACCGAAATCCCAGTGGTACGTAATTGAACCAGGACCAGAAATATCATCAAAATAAGTAAACTGAACCTCAAAGGGAACATACCCCTCGGGGGGATATGGATTACTTATAATTTCCGAATTGATAAGAGTTTGTGTAGATATGCTTGCCGATTCAACAACAAAGCAATTATGAGCTGAATATGTCACCGTGCACGTGTAGCCACCCGGGCAAAGGTTAATAACATTTGCACTTGTCTGCGATGTATTGCTCCATGCATAACTAACGGGCGGTGAATAATTATCACTTAACAAAGTTGAAATAGTGCCGTTACAATACCCTGTGCAGGTTTGGTCTAAGGAGTTCAATGTGAGTATAACATGAGGCGGTTGTTCTAAAATAACAAAATTTGTGGCCGTACAGCCAATATCATCAGTAACTGTCACAAAATACTGCCCTGCCCCGAGATTTCCCATGGAGCTATTTGTTCCAAAAATATTTGTACCGTCAGACCATGAATAAGAATAGGGTTCAAGTCCCGTGTAACCTGTTACAGTTGCAGAGCCATCGGTATAGCCGTAACAGGTAACAGAATCCACCTGAGTTATCTGTGATGTGAGGTTGCTGATGCTAACCATTACACTGTCGATGGTATGATAACCACAGCCGTCGTTTACGGTTACATAATACATACTCGGTGTGGTGGGGTTAACAGTTACATACGGGGTATTTCCCGCATAATCACTCCATTCATAAGTCATGGGGTGGCCGTCATTATAAAATCCTCCGTAAACAATAACTCCAATATAGGCAGGAACACCATTGCAGCTATGAACATAAGCTGGGTCCATAACCGTTGATAAAGGTGGATAATCTTTAATGATAATGGTAATCGTATCAAGTCCTCCGCAAGCAGTATTAACGTAAATTATTTCAACTGTTTCTGGGGTTTCATTTATACCATCGGAAATGGGGTCAATTTCAAAATAAACTAAAGTGTCCCCGGGGTATATCACCAGACTGTCAGGTACGGCTGGATAGTCAATGTCTTCAATGGCTGTGCCACCAATGGTATAATGAATTACAATAGTTTCTGTTGCAGGTTGCCCAAGGTGGAAGGTTATTATGGCATTGTTGCATCCTTCAACTGCAACAGTATCAATGTTTGAAGTATATGACGTAGAGAAAGAAAGTCCGTTGGACATAAAACTGTTTTCTTCAAGAAAAACTCCGGAGTCGAATATTTGGTCACCTGCATCTCCTACAGCAAGTTTGATGTGGTATTGCTGACATGCCTGTAGAATAATCTGAGCCGTATATACTTTGGTGAGCCTGTCATACTGAAAATATTGGCCTCCTGTATTTAGCCAAGACCAGGTACTGCCGGCGGAGCAGACATTATCTATAGTTACATAATTGTTCGGATTGTTGGGCATCAGCGCGATGTTGACAGCGCCATTGGAAAAAGGGCCTGCAATTCCCGGGCCGCTGATAAAAAAGCCAAAAACATCGTTGAAGTTTGAATTACAATACTCGTCAAATTCCTCTGAGCCAAAAACATACCTGAAACGAACCGTATCGGATATAGGGACAAAATCAAATTCCAGAACAGCTTTATCATTTACCGAATACCCTTGGATTAAAAGTTGTAAATCATCATCGGAACCTGTCCCCATCTGATTAGAATAATTCCCCGCATTATTATTAGGGCCAATGGCATATGCAGCAGTACCCGAAGTTAAAATAATCCCCCCGGTAAATCCAAGTTGAGTTGTGGCTGCGCCAGTAGTAGTAAAACTTCCTATCATGTCAGAAGTGATATTTGCAGCGCTGCCATTAAATGTTCCATTACTAACCGTAATACCACTGCCTATCAAAACATCTTGTATCAGTTGAATAGGTGTCTTTCCCAGCGCAGTCCCTTGTGTGACGGATAACTGTGCAAAGGTTGTGGGGGTGATTAATAAAATTAATAGGTTGGTTACAAGAAAACTATAACAAATATAATGAAATTTTTTCATAAATGTATGATTGAGTTTATT
This window harbors:
- a CDS encoding OmpH family outer membrane protein; translated protein: MKKVITVVLIILMVGISSETFAQKKQKFGHIDSNELLKLMPGRDSAMIVIQDYAKTLENQLKAMQNELETKYQNYLANEPNMTALIKQTNQKELQDLQARIEAFQESAQDELETKQNELLKPIIDKAKAAIEKVGKDNLYTYIFDAGLGVLLYVDPTEDILPMVKKELGLN
- a CDS encoding TlpA family protein disulfide reductase; the encoded protein is MKKNFFVIEALCLALFINISTPSWSQQAKPVKISGNIENNKFTTVSLIHIGKEAKLDTVAAMDAQGVFNILKDISTPDFYKLQFDNSNAIMMILYPGDNIELRTDASDFFNKLTIKGSEQTLQVYTNQKVISSAKQKLDSINNLLAREKFSSQYDSILIVSRLAYEQIELDKDKTLSSFILKNPCSLAVLFLIESLPLDKHINAYTGADSCLFLNFPDNFFVKNFHNSYTGATKTAIGSVAPDFTLPDSAGIKISLSSLRGKYVLVDFWASWCGPCKKELPNLIKLYKDFKSSKFEILGVSLDKTRAAWVGAIRSEKLSWIHVSDLKYWQSEVVPLYHITGIPHMILLDPEGKIIAKNLRGEELYHTIKDILK
- a CDS encoding HD domain-containing protein, producing the protein MATEKYYRIIEKTREYVMREFSGEGSGHDWWHIYRVHKLSVYIAKKENADLFPVEMASLMHELDDWKFNAEGSDKTGHWLQQCQLGNNDIKKIKQIISKVSFKGAGEKSTGLTLEEMVVQDADRLDAMGAIGIARAFAYGGFKNREIYNPDIQPVLHKNFSEYKKSQSHTINHFYEKLLLLSGRMNTATAESLAAKRHQFIEKFLKEFFNEWNFNEKDNSV
- a CDS encoding choice-of-anchor L domain-containing protein; amino-acid sequence: MKKFHYICYSFLVTNLLILLITPTTFAQLSVTQGTALGKTPIQLIQDVLIGSGITVSNGTFNGSAANITSDMIGSFTTTGAATTQLGFTGGIILTSGTAAYAIGPNNNAGNYSNQMGTGSDDDLQLLIQGYSVNDKAVLEFDFVPISDTVRFRYVFGSEEFDEYCNSNFNDVFGFFISGPGIAGPFSNGAVNIALMPNNPNNYVTIDNVCSAGSTWSWLNTGGQYFQYDRLTKVYTAQIILQACQQYHIKLAVGDAGDQIFDSGVFLEENSFMSNGLSFSTSYTSNIDTVAVEGCNNAIITFHLGQPATETIVIHYTIGGTAIEDIDYPAVPDSLVIYPGDTLVYFEIDPISDGINETPETVEIIYVNTACGGLDTITIIIKDYPPLSTVMDPAYVHSCNGVPAYIGVIVYGGFYNDGHPMTYEWSDYAGNTPYVTVNPTTPSMYYVTVNDGCGYHTIDSVMVSISNLTSQITQVDSVTCYGYTDGSATVTGYTGLEPYSYSWSDGTNIFGTNSSMGNLGAGQYFVTVTDDIGCTATNFVILEQPPHVILTLNSLDQTCTGYCNGTISTLLSDNYSPPVSYAWSNTSQTSANVINLCPGGYTCTVTYSAHNCFVVESASISTQTLINSEIISNPYPPEGYVPFEVQFTYFDDISGPGSITYHWDFGDPSSPNNISTLQNPPPFIYNDMGDYMVILVVSSGPPNFCEDADTLLVHALIPSEIKIPNVFTPNGDSYNDVFQIESQGIQSLTISIFNRWGKKIFNNNFIDFSVEMEKKDVWNGTSNSDGVCADGTYFYIIEAVGYDKKEYNFNGTITLLK